Proteins encoded within one genomic window of Hahella chejuensis KCTC 2396:
- a CDS encoding substrate-binding periplasmic protein: MPIRFPVRGQNDTWKKARRYCSRRAAIGAVALTFSLSASLIFAADITVRLANGEWPPYQSKTLKHYGVASHIVTEAFGIVGVNVQYVFFDSWKRAYAEALSGNLDGTLLWSPSVDREALFFFSEPVVMGESVFFHRVDSDFTWNSFSDLKRYRIGGTLGYSYQFEDTEGVKIDRVSSDEINFTKLLRGRIDVFPSDKDAGYALLYELFKPEDVAQLTISPHVYNSTTYHLIMTRALPANRERVKQFNEGLRQLKDSGLLDRYLEDSRRGAYRQPQDVTENSEKVVSP, from the coding sequence ATGCCAATACGATTCCCTGTCAGAGGCCAGAACGATACATGGAAAAAAGCGCGGCGATATTGCAGTCGTCGGGCCGCCATTGGCGCCGTCGCGCTCACGTTCTCGTTGTCCGCCTCCCTGATCTTCGCCGCCGATATCACCGTGCGCCTGGCCAATGGCGAGTGGCCTCCTTATCAATCGAAAACGCTCAAACATTATGGCGTGGCCAGCCATATTGTTACGGAAGCTTTCGGCATCGTAGGCGTGAACGTGCAATACGTCTTCTTTGATTCCTGGAAGCGCGCCTACGCCGAAGCCCTTTCCGGCAATCTTGACGGCACCCTGCTATGGAGCCCGTCGGTCGACCGGGAAGCGCTGTTTTTCTTCAGCGAGCCGGTGGTCATGGGTGAATCCGTGTTTTTTCACCGTGTGGATTCCGATTTCACCTGGAACAGCTTCTCCGACCTGAAACGTTATCGCATTGGCGGCACGCTCGGGTACTCTTATCAGTTCGAGGATACGGAGGGAGTGAAAATTGATCGAGTGTCCAGTGACGAGATCAATTTCACCAAGTTGCTGCGCGGAAGAATCGACGTTTTCCCGTCCGACAAAGACGCAGGTTATGCCTTGCTATATGAATTGTTCAAGCCGGAAGACGTGGCGCAGCTCACCATCTCTCCCCATGTCTATAACAGCACCACTTATCACCTGATAATGACTCGCGCCCTGCCGGCGAATAGGGAGCGGGTCAAACAATTCAATGAAGGTTTGCGTCAACTGAAAGACAGCGGTCTGCTCGACCGCTATCTGGAGGACTCTCGACGCGGAGCCTATCGGCAGCCGCAAGACGTCACTGAGAACAGCGAAAAGGTCGTCTCGCCCTAA
- a CDS encoding substrate-binding periplasmic protein, whose translation MRRRFTRFVLALLWLLIVQGVYAAETELSFVRICDDAGEWPPYTFYRVENGKKEVAGYAVDVAREILESNHIKYSIELPSWKRCLLEVRKARQFDMLLNASYTEERSKQYLYSLPYYWTHLYYFYLQQRFPDGLDQVEKSVLDTYVIGGLSGYNYTYLDHPSESMDTDSVTYDHLFLKLRSGRVDLITADYEIMQGFVHKGLDLIATPGMRYSPIPNSPPQGYHMLFPRTPEGEYLKALMDAGIIKMQKEGRLQEILDSYINPTGQVRSNP comes from the coding sequence ATGCGGCGCCGATTTACCCGGTTTGTACTTGCGCTGTTATGGCTGCTTATCGTTCAGGGCGTCTATGCGGCGGAGACGGAGCTATCCTTTGTCAGGATTTGCGACGACGCAGGAGAATGGCCGCCTTATACTTTTTATCGAGTGGAAAACGGCAAGAAGGAGGTTGCCGGCTATGCAGTGGACGTAGCGCGGGAGATTTTGGAAAGCAACCATATCAAGTATTCCATTGAACTTCCTTCATGGAAGCGCTGTTTGCTGGAAGTCAGAAAAGCGCGCCAATTCGACATGCTGCTCAACGCCTCCTACACGGAAGAGCGCAGCAAGCAGTATCTATATTCCCTTCCCTACTACTGGACGCACCTTTACTACTTCTACCTGCAACAGCGGTTTCCCGATGGATTGGACCAAGTGGAAAAAAGCGTTTTGGACACTTACGTCATCGGCGGGCTCTCCGGCTACAATTACACCTATCTGGATCACCCTAGCGAATCAATGGATACTGACTCCGTGACCTATGACCACCTGTTCCTGAAGTTGCGCAGCGGCAGAGTAGACCTGATTACCGCTGATTACGAAATTATGCAGGGATTCGTTCATAAAGGCCTGGATTTGATCGCCACGCCAGGGATGCGGTACAGCCCCATACCCAACTCTCCGCCGCAGGGTTACCACATGCTGTTTCCTCGCACCCCGGAGGGAGAATATCTCAAGGCGCTGATGGACGCAGGCATCATCAAAATGCAGAAAGAAGGACGCTTACAAGAAATTCTGGACAGCTACATTAATCCGACCGGGCAGGTCAGGAGCAATCCCTGA
- a CDS encoding methyl-accepting chemotaxis protein: MREAHPATAIDRFFAQLTLRQKFLGLSVVIMIMFIASSWYNASLTRESQRDALRESAMNMVEAALHNLKQYKAQHPDELNQYIGEMLGGLRWGESLDGYVYAFSVDQKFVAFPPKPEWVGEPVPNIDLNEGGRFGDVATQWFRAGKSGFVTYQWRKPGKDELVDKTTYIEPWPEQGWIIASGIYLDDADELYQETLTRLVWVSIGVLVVMFAASHFVVNAMQRSFSRVVAAMENLARGNLTFHLDCIGRDEVSHISRAIESTRQSLAELIGKQMEISQSLSEESKELSSRMATAKRAIDDESSQLEQLSSAMEQMAATVREVAEHASTTSAATQATNERAATGNELVGDAVNVINNLSRNLDNCSKAVTDIANQVDTISSVTDSIESIAEQTNLLALNAAIEAARAGESGRGFAVVADEVRQLAMRSRDATGEINGTIEALKKQVQDAVELMSASVEVAETGSSKVGESGEMFDGIVTEMGEITNRSLQIATAAEQQGSVAGEMTANLAHVRDAVRDTEQVVSKLFDSSQNLSNRAAQLKEMVSNFKVA; the protein is encoded by the coding sequence ATGAGGGAAGCCCATCCTGCCACCGCTATTGACCGTTTCTTCGCCCAGCTGACCTTGAGACAAAAATTCCTGGGGCTCAGTGTGGTCATCATGATCATGTTCATCGCTTCCAGTTGGTATAACGCCAGTTTAACCCGTGAATCCCAACGTGACGCCCTGCGTGAGAGCGCAATGAATATGGTGGAGGCGGCCCTGCATAACCTGAAACAGTACAAAGCCCAGCACCCGGATGAATTGAATCAGTACATTGGCGAGATGCTTGGCGGTCTGCGTTGGGGAGAGTCCCTGGACGGCTATGTTTACGCCTTCTCCGTCGACCAGAAGTTTGTTGCGTTTCCCCCTAAACCTGAATGGGTGGGGGAGCCGGTCCCTAACATTGACCTTAATGAAGGCGGGCGCTTTGGGGATGTGGCGACGCAATGGTTTCGCGCCGGCAAGTCCGGATTTGTAACGTACCAGTGGCGTAAACCGGGAAAAGACGAACTGGTCGATAAGACTACCTACATTGAGCCGTGGCCGGAACAAGGCTGGATCATCGCTTCGGGAATATACCTTGATGATGCGGATGAGCTGTATCAGGAGACATTGACCCGCTTGGTCTGGGTCAGCATAGGCGTTCTTGTCGTCATGTTCGCAGCGTCTCATTTCGTCGTTAATGCGATGCAGCGCAGTTTCTCAAGAGTGGTGGCGGCGATGGAGAATCTGGCGCGGGGTAACCTGACCTTTCATCTGGACTGTATCGGGCGCGATGAGGTGTCCCACATCAGTCGCGCCATTGAATCCACACGGCAGTCCCTGGCGGAGTTGATTGGGAAGCAAATGGAGATCAGCCAGTCTTTGTCGGAGGAATCGAAAGAGCTTTCCTCACGCATGGCGACTGCGAAGCGGGCGATTGACGATGAGTCATCCCAGCTTGAACAGTTATCTTCCGCCATGGAGCAAATGGCGGCGACAGTGAGGGAGGTAGCGGAACACGCCAGCACCACCTCCGCCGCGACTCAGGCGACTAATGAACGTGCGGCCACCGGCAATGAATTGGTGGGAGACGCGGTTAACGTCATCAATAATCTGTCACGCAACCTTGATAATTGTTCTAAAGCAGTGACGGACATCGCCAATCAAGTGGATACCATCTCCTCTGTCACCGATAGCATTGAAAGCATCGCCGAGCAGACCAACCTGCTTGCGCTTAACGCCGCCATTGAAGCGGCGAGAGCGGGAGAAAGCGGCCGCGGTTTCGCCGTTGTGGCGGATGAGGTGCGGCAACTGGCGATGCGTTCCCGGGACGCCACTGGCGAAATCAACGGCACCATCGAAGCATTGAAGAAGCAGGTGCAGGATGCCGTCGAACTGATGAGCGCCAGCGTCGAAGTGGCGGAAACCGGCTCATCGAAAGTGGGTGAGTCGGGAGAAATGTTTGACGGCATTGTGACGGAAATGGGGGAAATCACCAACCGCAGCCTGCAGATCGCTACCGCGGCCGAGCAGCAGGGCAGCGTAGCCGGTGAGATGACCGCTAACCTGGCGCATGTGCGGGATGCAGTGCGCGACACCGAACAGGTGGTGAGCAAACTGTTTGATTCATCCCAGAATCTCAGCAACCGGGCGGCGCAGTTAAAAGAAATGGTTTCCAACTTCAAAGTGGCTTGA
- a CDS encoding alpha/beta hydrolase family protein: MKIVAGLLFVCVLVAVLVLGVLDQHSLKYGRRTDFTFPYDGQRLGATLLTPEGDGPFPVVVFLHGDGPVDRFANGGYVAIMNRLLERGVACLSWDKQGVGESSGDWLAQSMRERAGETVAGVKALRGQAGVDVGAVGVMAFSQGGWVLSELARGQADIDFMVAVGVAVNWRRQSLYLQRERMLRQGYSKEDIATALEFSEKADRYLAQNNLSYDQYLAWLRNSAPPAGVLTEPMSPERYRFAMRNMQADMSAGLARVNVPFLGLFGDKDRNVDFQESMRTIDSAFHSSNWRDYQLTLFPGATHSLLKAKYFDFQTPSEWTSSAEAMFLVLGPDAFVEGFLDTLGDWVVARSKDAEKKATNSQPGASGAQAIQ; this comes from the coding sequence ATGAAAATTGTGGCGGGTCTGCTGTTTGTATGTGTCTTGGTCGCAGTACTGGTATTGGGAGTATTGGATCAGCACAGCCTGAAGTATGGGCGAAGAACCGACTTCACTTTTCCCTATGATGGCCAGCGATTGGGAGCCACATTGTTGACGCCGGAAGGAGACGGCCCCTTTCCTGTTGTCGTATTTCTGCACGGTGACGGCCCCGTGGACCGTTTCGCCAACGGCGGTTATGTCGCCATCATGAACCGGCTGCTGGAGCGTGGCGTGGCTTGCCTTAGCTGGGACAAGCAGGGGGTTGGCGAGTCCAGTGGCGACTGGTTGGCGCAAAGTATGCGAGAGCGGGCGGGAGAAACGGTCGCTGGCGTTAAGGCGCTGCGAGGACAGGCAGGCGTCGATGTGGGCGCAGTTGGCGTCATGGCGTTTTCGCAGGGGGGCTGGGTGTTGTCGGAATTAGCGAGAGGACAAGCAGACATCGATTTCATGGTGGCGGTTGGCGTCGCCGTCAATTGGCGCAGACAGTCGCTTTATTTGCAACGCGAGCGCATGCTCAGGCAGGGCTACAGCAAAGAAGACATTGCGACTGCGCTGGAGTTCAGCGAAAAAGCAGATCGCTATCTCGCGCAGAATAATCTCTCCTATGATCAGTATCTGGCGTGGCTGCGTAACAGCGCCCCGCCAGCGGGCGTATTAACTGAGCCCATGTCCCCCGAACGCTATCGTTTCGCCATGCGCAACATGCAAGCCGACATGAGTGCGGGGCTGGCTCGCGTCAATGTTCCCTTTCTGGGGCTGTTTGGCGACAAAGACCGCAATGTGGATTTCCAGGAGAGCATGCGGACAATAGACAGCGCTTTTCATTCCTCAAATTGGCGGGACTACCAATTGACGTTGTTTCCTGGAGCGACGCATAGTCTGCTGAAAGCGAAGTACTTTGATTTCCAAACGCCTTCAGAGTGGACGTCGTCCGCTGAAGCGATGTTTCTAGTACTGGGACCGGACGCCTTCGTAGAGGGCTTTCTCGACACATTGGGCGATTGGGTGGTCGCAAGGTCAAAGGACGCTGAGAAGAAGGCGACGAATAGCCAGCCTGGCGCATCGGGCGCTCAGGCGATTCAATAA
- a CDS encoding sugar kinase, whose protein sequence is MSERATETKLILVKRRTRLEELAWRHNTEEQARFYIESRGEDFDAYIHEDQSYRTSLAAAETALSRIGRVQTLDRDFLSNFIFGAQDVVVVLGQDGLVANTLKYLHGQPVVAVNPDPARIDGVLLPFQVTDLDVVLKELLRAKRPIKRVSMAEASLNDGQAMVAVNDFFIGPKNHTSLRYEIDFRQMSEMHSSSGVIVSTGLGSTGWMRSVIAGSLGVARARGVQSDRTEIYQPLSWDAQKLMFSVREPFPSNTTQTELVYGEIAGGEALIIKSQAPENGVIFSDGMIGDAIEFNSGAVVNISLSQRYGSIVH, encoded by the coding sequence ATGAGCGAGCGCGCTACGGAAACCAAGCTGATCCTGGTAAAACGCCGGACGCGGCTGGAAGAGCTGGCCTGGCGGCATAATACCGAAGAGCAGGCGCGCTTTTACATTGAAAGCCGTGGCGAAGACTTTGATGCATACATTCATGAGGATCAGAGTTACCGGACTTCATTGGCCGCCGCGGAGACGGCGTTATCTCGAATAGGGCGCGTGCAGACGCTTGATCGAGACTTTCTAAGTAATTTCATCTTCGGCGCTCAGGACGTGGTGGTCGTACTCGGACAAGACGGGCTGGTGGCGAATACGTTGAAGTATTTGCATGGGCAACCTGTGGTGGCGGTCAATCCTGACCCTGCGCGCATCGACGGCGTATTGCTGCCATTCCAGGTTACGGATCTGGACGTGGTGCTGAAAGAGTTGCTGAGAGCCAAACGGCCGATCAAGCGCGTCTCCATGGCGGAAGCCAGTCTCAACGATGGCCAGGCCATGGTGGCGGTGAACGACTTTTTTATTGGCCCCAAAAACCATACTTCCTTACGCTATGAAATCGACTTTCGGCAGATGTCGGAAATGCACAGCTCAAGCGGCGTGATTGTCTCTACAGGGCTGGGCTCTACCGGGTGGATGCGCAGTGTAATCGCCGGTTCCTTGGGCGTGGCGCGAGCCCGCGGCGTTCAAAGCGATCGCACGGAAATCTATCAGCCGCTTTCATGGGATGCGCAAAAGCTCATGTTCTCCGTACGAGAACCTTTCCCCAGCAATACCACGCAAACGGAACTGGTGTATGGAGAGATCGCCGGCGGTGAGGCGCTTATCATCAAATCACAGGCGCCGGAAAACGGCGTCATTTTCAGCGACGGTATGATCGGCGACGCCATTGAGTTCAATAGCGGCGCGGTGGTCAACATCAGTCTGTCGCAACGATATGGTTCAATTGTTCACTGA
- a CDS encoding GFA family protein has translation MAVVKGSCLCGAVKFQIEGEIKALTYCHCRMCQKAHGFAFGAYLVTGKDSFVMLGGVENVRIHRSSSNVSRTFCADCGSNLQFIRDGRDDIGVAAGVLDDDPGLQASKQIYCDSKAAWHPLQEDVPHFAERS, from the coding sequence ATGGCCGTAGTTAAGGGTTCCTGTCTGTGTGGGGCGGTGAAATTCCAGATAGAAGGCGAAATCAAAGCGCTGACCTACTGCCATTGTCGGATGTGTCAGAAGGCTCATGGCTTCGCCTTTGGCGCATACTTGGTGACTGGCAAGGACAGTTTCGTGATGTTGGGTGGCGTCGAGAATGTGCGCATCCATCGCTCTTCCTCGAATGTCTCGCGAACCTTCTGCGCAGACTGTGGATCGAACCTTCAATTTATTCGCGATGGGCGGGACGATATTGGCGTTGCGGCCGGGGTTCTGGACGATGATCCCGGCCTGCAAGCCTCGAAGCAAATATACTGTGATTCAAAAGCGGCCTGGCATCCCTTGCAGGAGGATGTCCCGCATTTCGCTGAAAGGTCATGA
- a CDS encoding SPFH domain-containing protein, with product MFRYIKTEPTTYIMQFNKGKLKREGAGLGFFYFAPTTSLVSIPIGSADLPFIFKESTSDFQEVTVQGQLVYRVKSPKILAATMNFTLADDGKSYVSDAPKKLPARILNLLQSITRNSIQNLSLKASLLASETLAGTLAAALDSAPVLEKLGVEILDVSILAIKPNPETARALEATVREQMMKDADEAAYTRRNAAIEQERKIKENELETEISVEQKKQQVKEAEMDARMAVQRKTQELQREVLENEIEQENKRKELVAVSAENSRKEADVKAYAISASMKAMAEVDNRILEAITNSSMNPEQLIAQAFRQLATGADKIGQLNISPDLMRELLGKKR from the coding sequence ATGTTCAGATATATAAAAACCGAACCCACCACCTATATCATGCAGTTCAACAAAGGAAAGCTTAAGCGGGAAGGCGCGGGCCTGGGCTTCTTTTACTTTGCGCCGACGACGTCACTGGTTTCGATTCCTATCGGCTCGGCGGATTTACCGTTTATCTTCAAGGAAAGCACCAGTGACTTTCAGGAGGTCACTGTGCAGGGGCAGTTGGTATATCGTGTGAAGAGCCCCAAGATACTGGCGGCGACCATGAATTTCACCCTGGCTGATGACGGTAAATCCTATGTTTCGGACGCGCCTAAGAAGCTGCCGGCGCGGATTCTCAATCTTCTGCAATCCATTACTCGCAACAGCATTCAGAACCTGTCCTTGAAAGCAAGCCTGCTGGCTTCAGAGACTCTGGCCGGGACACTCGCCGCCGCGCTCGATTCCGCCCCGGTGCTGGAAAAATTGGGAGTGGAGATTCTGGACGTATCCATACTCGCGATAAAACCCAATCCGGAAACCGCCCGCGCGCTTGAAGCGACGGTGCGGGAGCAGATGATGAAGGATGCGGACGAAGCGGCTTATACGCGTCGCAACGCCGCCATTGAACAGGAGCGTAAGATCAAGGAAAACGAACTGGAGACGGAAATTTCCGTGGAACAGAAAAAGCAGCAGGTCAAGGAAGCGGAAATGGACGCCCGTATGGCGGTGCAACGTAAAACTCAGGAACTGCAGCGGGAAGTGCTGGAGAACGAGATAGAACAAGAGAACAAGCGTAAGGAACTGGTGGCGGTCAGTGCAGAAAACAGCCGTAAAGAAGCGGATGTCAAAGCCTATGCGATATCCGCCAGCATGAAAGCGATGGCGGAAGTGGACAATCGCATTCTTGAAGCGATCACCAACAGTTCTATGAATCCAGAGCAGTTAATTGCTCAGGCTTTCCGACAACTGGCCACTGGCGCTGACAAGATCGGGCAGTTGAATATCAGCCCGGATCTGATGCGCGAGCTATTGGGTAAAAAACGATGA